The following nucleotide sequence is from Hippopotamus amphibius kiboko isolate mHipAmp2 chromosome 11, mHipAmp2.hap2, whole genome shotgun sequence.
GTTAAATGAGTGAGCAAAAGCTGTTGCTGGGTCAGATTCTGGTCCTCCTCCATCATGCCCCTTCCCCTCAGTGCCTCCCAGGGCAACACCACAGACAGAGATGGAGCCTTCTAGACCCTGGTTACCAAGGCCCAAGATCAAAGAGCTTGGTCTTCAAGCAAGGAATTAATCCCAGAGgtgaaaaataatataagaaagACTGAAATGTAAAGATCACACTGCAAACCAAGACTTGGCCACAATCAAGCTCCATACTGAGTGTGACCTCCTTGGGGGTATGCACAAGAGCTAATCAGTCAACAACCTCACACTCACAGGGAGGCCAGAGACAGggaggaagcaaaaagaaaaaggaaaagaaaaaacacaatcgAAACCAAAACACCTGTTGGTTTAAGAATacattgattttctctttattgtggGATAATAAATCTTggtgccattttttaaaatgctttgtttgGCTATCATTTTAGCATTTGTTTTCACCAATTAAGAGCACTCTGAAGAGCACTGATGGTTCTTAAACCACCCTCCCTGGCAGTGGCATGGAAGCCATGATTCCATGCTCACTGAAGTCCAGACCTCAGCGGTCTAAAAGGCACTTTCAGAGAGAAGTGGAAAAGGCAAAGATGGTTGCTGTCTCAAGGAATGTAGGAGTTCCAATATTAATTTGGAAAAGAATCTCCCATTTGGTACTTTTTTCCcatagaatctgaaaaataaactaataatatTTTGTTAGGTGATAACGAGCACAAACtggattgttttcattttctactaaatatctgataaatatttaatgttgttttccttttatgtttaccaaacacattgctttttttcttaaaatagccaaaacttttaaaacaccTGTTATATTCTCCTACTATGAAGAATAATTTAACTTTACCTCTTATACTGAATGTTAGTCTGGGGTAGTTTCCTAATAGTATTTGAGCATCCACAGTACTCTATGGCTCcacaaaattagaaatcaaatttATAAATAGTATTAccaaatcaaatatattttatcctaAAATATGGAACTGAACTCTATGAGTTCTCCCTTTGAAACAGAAGTAAAAACACCATCAACTATGGGAATGATACATCAACatctttgccttttccataaGCTGTAGGGTCAGGCAGTGACCTGAAAAGACAAACAGTGGAAAGAAAGGACCTAAACGTCCTGTCAATTCATGGAAGCTGCCACCACCTCCAAGTTGAGGAAGGGTGACCATGAGCTTTCCTGTTCTGAGTCTTTACTTCTTTACTTGTTCTAACCCATTTTACATGCAATTGGATTCATGAGAAGGAtaggagggaaaggggagagacaGAGGATACTCTTTAACCCTGGGCTCAAAATTCCACTAAAGATATTTCCACAGAGCAGTTAAAATCAGGGTTcaactatataatgataaaaggatcaatacaagaagaggatatcatactcattaacatatatgctcCCGATATAGAAGAATCTAAATACGTAAactactaacagacataaagggagaaattgacaggaatacaataatagtaggagacttgaacaccccactgacatcaatggacagattttccagttagaaaatcagtaaggcaacagagatcctaaaggATACAATAGAACAGTTACACTTAATTGACATCTTcaggacactacatccaaaaaacaaaacaaacaaccataatacacattcttttctagtgcacatggaacattctctaggacagaTGACACACTAGGACACAAAAGAAGCCTCAAcgaatttaagaggatagaaattatttcaagcatcttttctgaccacattagtgtgaaactagaaatcaaccacagaaagaaaaatgaggaaaaaacaatTATATGGGGACTAAACAGCATGCTACttaaaaaccaatgggtcaatgatgaaatcaaagaggaaattaaaaaataccttgagacaaatgataatgaaaacacaaccattaaaactctatgggatgcagcaaaaacagtcctaagagggaagttcatagcaacacAAGCCTtcctcaaaaacaaataaaaatctaaaataaacaacctaaatgaccacctaaaagaattagaaaaagaaaaacaaacaaaacccagagtcagcagaaaaaaggaaataataaatattggaaaggaaataaataaaattgagataaaaatagaaaaaacatagaggtcaaaaatatagaaaagatcaataaaaccaagagctggttttttgaaaagataaacaaaattggcaagccgctggccaggctcaccaagaaggaaaaagagggcccaaataaacaagataacaaattaaagaggagaaataacaaccaatactgcagaaaaacaaaaaaaatcataaaaggatatgtgaacaattatatgccaacaaattagacaagctagaagaaatggacaagtttctagaacaTACatcccaccaaaactgaatcaagaaataatttgaacagatcaatcagtagaagtgaaataaaatctgtaattaaaagaaaaaaaaaacccctgcaaacaaaagtccagaaccagatggcttcttTGGGTAAGTCTACCAAATAcgcaaagaagaacttataccaatccttgtcaaagtcttccaaaagattgaagaggcgggaacactcccaaagccactctatgaagccaccatcaaactgataccaaaaccagacagacactaccaaaaaaaaaaaattacaagccaatacctttgatgaatatagatgcaaaaatcttcaacaaaatgttaacaaactgaatccaatacatgaaaaggatcatataccacgatcaagttggattcatcccaagGGTCACAAGGATAGTTCAACagacacaaatcaatcaatgtgatacaccacatcagcaaaagacaaaaaccacatgatcatctcagtagatgcagaaaaaccatttgataaaatgcaacacccattcatgataaaaactctcaccaatgTGGGTGTAGAGGGTATGTACCTCAACACAAttaaagctatttatgacaaacccacagtcaacataatactcaatggtgaaaagctgaaagacttcCTACCAAATtatggaacaagacaaagatgctcattctcaccactcctattcaactagtattggaagtcctagtcacaacaatcagacaagtaaaagaaataaaaaatacccaaattggaagggaagaggtaaaattgtcattatatgcatatgacatgatactctgtaaagaaaaccctaaatactccacacaaaaactattagaactgataaatgaattcagcaaggtaccaggatacaagattaacgaacaaaaatctgttgcatttctttacactaacaatgaaatatcagaaagagaaagtaaaaaaaaaaaaaatccctttaaaatatgtgtccaaaaaataaactaaaataaaatacctaggaccaaacctgaccaaggaggtgaaagacttacatgCTGATAATTAAAAAACACTGATAAGGGAAACTGAAGacgattcaaagaaatggaaagatatcccatgcttttGAAGTGGaaaaattagtattgttaaaatggccatactacccaaagcaatctacagaattaatgccatccctatcaaattacccatgacatttttcaccgaacaagaaaaatattcctaaaatttatacagaatcCCAAAAGACtgagaattgccaaagcaatcctgaggaaaagaacaaagcctaAGGCATAACCCTCCCACACTTCAGACagtactataaagctacagtaatcaaaactgtggtattggcacaaaaacagacatatgaatcaatggaatagaatagagagcccagaaataaacccacacagctacagtcaattaatcttcaacaatggaggcaagaacatacaatggagaaaagacagtctcttcagcaagcagTATCAGCAAATCTGGACAGTTGCATGTAGATCAATggagttagaacacaccctcacaccatacacaaaaataaactcaaaaaggcttaaagacttaaatataagacatgacaccatagaACTCCCAGAAGTGAACATAGGCTAAATAACTGTCTgaaataaattgtagcaatgCTCTCTTAGATCAGTCTtgcaaggcaaaagaaataaaagcaaaaataaacaaatgggacctaatcaaacttataagctttatttttttaatcaattaattaatttatttattggccatgttgggtctttttttgctgtgcacgggctttctttagctgcggtgagtgggggctactcttcgttgtggtgtgcagtctcctcattgccgtggcttctcttgtgaagcatgggcccaggcgcatgggcttcagtaggtgcagcacatggactcaataattgtggctcacgggctctagagcacaggctcaatagttgtggcgcacgggcttagttcctccacggcatgtgggatcttcctggagcagggatcgaacccgtatcccctgcattggtaggcagattcttaaccactgtgccacctaggaagctcaaaacttataagcttttgcacagcaaaagaaaccatagacaaaatgaaaagacaacctacaggatgggagaaaatatttgcaaacaatataaccaacaagggcttactttcaaaaatatacaaacagctcatacaactgttcacacacataaaaaaaccaataaaaaaaatgcagaaggcctaaacagacatttctccaaaggagacatacagatggccaataggcacatgaaaagatgctcatagtctctaattattagagtaatgcaaatgaaaactacaatgaggtatcacctcataccagtcagaatggccatcattaaaaaatctacaaaaattaaatgttggagagggtatggagaaaagggaaccctcctacactgtcagtgggaattggtaagccactatggagaacagtatgggggctCCATAAAACACTAAAACTAGAATtgctatgtgatccagcaatcccactcctggaaatatatctggaaaagatataAGCTcccattcaaaaagatacatgcaaccctatGTTCgtagtagcactatttataataaccaagacatggaagaaaccgaagtgtccatagacagatgaatggataaaaaaaatatagcatgtatatacaatggaatattactcagccataaaaaaaagagtgaaataatgtcatttgcagcaatgtagATGGAAATAGAGATTattatacaaagtgaagtaagtcagacaaagacaaatattatatgatatcacttatatgtgggatctaaaaaaatgatacaagtgaacttatttacaaaacagaaacaggctcacagacatagaaaacaaacttatggtgaccaaaggggaaaggggagaggggtaaaaggagtttgggattaacagatatatgttactatgtataaaataaacaacaagaacctactgtatagtacagagaactatattcaaaaccttgtaataacctataatggaaaagaatctgaaaaattatatatatatgtatatatgtgtatatatatatatatatacacacatacacatacatagaactgaatcattttgctgtaaacctgaaactaacacaacattgtaaatcaactatacttcaattaaaaataaaaatgtatttaggaaagattttttaaaaagatgagggcccagtaaattgttttctttaaatattccgTTATATTTTGCAGAGGTAATAGAGGTTCCTCAAAGCTAACATggcttgttttcattttgtgatCCATTTTGCAACTGATATTCCTACATACACTTATTTTAGGTGGCCGTGTGGTTTTTACCTCAGCTCTTCAGCAAGaactacaaagaagaaaagattctGAAGAATCAATCAAGTTTTCTAAGTCTCACTAACATTTCTGTCTTTACCACGTGCAGGAGAGATGAAACACATTATCAGTCTGTATGAAAGCATCAACAGTACAGCAAGAAATAATTCAGACTGTCCTCCTGTGGTTTTGCCAGAAGAGATATTTTTCACAATATCCATCATCGGGGTTTTGGAGAATCTGATGGTCCTTCTGGCTGTGATCAAGAATAAGAATCTTCAGTCGCCCATGTACTTTTTTATCTGCAGCTTGGCTATTTCCGATATGCTGGGCAGTCTGTACAAGATCTTGGAAAACATCCTGATCATGCTCAGAAACATGGGTTACCTCGAGCCTCGAGGCAGTTTTGAAACCACAGCAGACGACGTGGTGGACTCCCTGTTCATCCTCTCCCTTCTCGGCTCCATCTGCAGCCTGTCAGTGATCGCTGCTGACCGCTACGCCACAATCTTCCACGCTCTGCAGTACCACCGCATCGTGACCTCGCGCCGCGCCCTTATCGTCCTGGCGGTCATCTGGGCATGCTGCACGGGCAGTGGCATCACCATCGTGACCTTCTCCCATCACGTCCCCACGGTGATCGCCTTCACAGCGCTGTTCCCAGTGATGCTTGCCTTCATCCTGTGCCTCTACGTGCACATGTTCCTGCTGGCCCGCTCCCACGCCAGGAGGACCTCCACACTTCCCAGAGCCAACATGAGAGGGGCCGTCACGCTGACTGTCCTGCTTGGGGTCTTCATTTTCTGTTGGGCACCCTTTGTCCTTCATGTCCTCTTGATGACCTTCTGCCCGGCTGACCCCTACTGTGCCTGCTACATGTCCCTCTTCCAGGTGAATGGCATGTTGATCATGTGTAACGCCGTCATTGACCCCTTCATCTATGCCTTCCGAAGCCCAGAGCTCAGGGACGCATTCAAAAAGATGATCTTCTGCAACAGGTACCATTAGAATCATTGGTCCCTGATTTTAGGAGCCACAGGGAAATACTGTCAAGGGACAGAGTAACGTGACATACCAACAGTACTAATGGTCCAGCTGTTCTTTCCTTCCCTAAAGCACATGTGAAGAATCCCACTAACTCATGTTGTAATAGCTCAGTTCCATGTGGACAGCCTTGCTGTAGGTACAACATCTATAACTACAGAGACAAAATACTTACTGAAAAGGACAGAATACAAAGCACGTAGAGCAATACACATGTGAGAACCCTGGGCTAAGGGAAAACTTGTTCTTCTATAAATATCTAATTAGCCTATCACTGAGGAAGCCTTTCCAAAGTACTAGGACAAGTATTCAGAGTATAAACTACAGGGCCTTTGTAAGCCAAAGGTGCCAATAAGTTGCTGCAGCTGAATTTGCCTGTTCCACACTGCCACACAGAATCCCTACTTGCCTGCCCTCCCTTCTGCCTGCCCGCTTTATTGTATGCCATCTTGAATCTTTCTGGAAGCATGCAGGATACACATTGTAAGCATCAAATAATCAGCTTTACGCTTCCAATAATAAAGGGAAGCTTCTCTGTTAGTCTTCTCTGCTAACTCAGTATCCCACTGGCCTTAAAGTATTTTCCTGGTTAAAACTCCTCATGCTTTAGAAGCATATAtttcaaaggaggaaataaaaatttaacctaTTTGGTTCCTATGTAGGAATAAATAAAGGCCAGAGGCAAACTGACAATTTGTAGAAGATATAACCAATTCTTGTGTATCTGTCCAAACatagaagtaaatgaaaagagGCCCCAAGCTCCAATATGCATTTTGTGGACTAAGTAgacaatatgtgtgtgtattcaccaTGTTTTTGGACTATGGGGGAAACCAAGACCAAAAGAATACTTAAAGACAGTGCTGTTATTGAGACTCAAGCCAGAGACCGACGAAAACATTTAACCTCATTCCACAGATGAGTCTGAGAGACAGATACCATCTCTGGAGAACTTCACCTAACACAGGAAAGATGCAGATATTGGAAGTGACATCCCCAGTAGGTAAAGGAAACATAAACTGTAAGTTCATCTGCTTTTACTAGCCAAAGGTCAAGCTTAAAGAGGAAGCAAATTCTGACCCCAAGTCTTTGCTGAGATGAAACAGAGAATGAGGCCAGGTCTGCGGGTGCACAGAACTGCATGGCTCAGGATCCACAGTGAGGGACGGTGTCTCAGGAAGAGGCAGTTATTCTCTGTGCTGCTGAGAGGAGAAGCCAGCCACAAGCAGGACTGCTGCTCGGGTGGTGGGTTGGATATTAGATGAGGGGAGGGACAGAAGCTTAAGAAGCAGACGAGAAAGCACGAAATGAAAGGGAAGGCAGCTGTGGGCAGGTGTCCAGAGGCCTGTGACACAGCTTGAAGACAGAACCCACAGTGTGTCTTCGGGTCCTCCGTGCTCTAGAAATCCTACTTTGGTCCTTCCCCCTCATCAAATGAATGGTGGcaccctttttctcttcttatttctcTGGCCAGAACCTCCAGGACAAAGGCAAAAAGAAGCAAAGATTGAAGGATTCCTTGTGCTTTTCTTCACTGTAatagaaatgctttttaaaatttcaccaatatgtttattttttgaaaattacctttcatgaaagtaaagaaattctttttctgcctAGTTTCCTAAcagtatttttatcattaatCAATGCTGAATTTTACTTAATGCTCTTTCAGCATCTATCAGATGatcattttttcctcctttaatttATTAATGTGCTATATCACACTAATAGATTTTTAACAACTGGGCTATCTTTGCAAACTTCAAATGGAGATTGATATGTATTATGGTCATATTTACAATACAAACGACttattttgaattatacttttacatatttgaaattaCCTATAACGCTAtaacttaatttatatttcatgaaTGACCTCTAGTGAATTTTATGAGAAATGAGAAcagtaccaaaaaataaaaattcaagacgtggtttccagggaattccctggccgtccagtggttagttCTCAGCGCTTTCAatgccggggcctgggttcaatccctggtctgggaactaagatcctgcaagccatttggtacagtcaaaaaaaaaaaaaaaaagatatgtgggTTCCATGCATATTAcctttaaataaaggaaaagaagttcTACATGGAATATTTAGTTGGCTACTTCTTTATGTAtgtttagtgatttttttaaaatctattttgtgcAGATCCATAGTTGTTACAGATGCAACAGTTTGTAGCTAGAAATCCTCAGGGTGACAACCTCCTGTTGACATTACAATGCAatcattaaagaaacagaaacaactgttattttttttgccaacacttgttgtaTATTTAAGATCTATATTTGCAAAGTATTGCTGAGAAAATAATCCAGTTATTCCTCTTTGTCTGTATTGTAGTctgtattataattaaaatttttaatagtatGTTAAAAGCCTCTAAATATGTATATACCTTCATGTAGTGAAAACACatctttcttcacatcctctaaTGTCTCAGTTCAGACTTTGATCATGTTCCCTAGAGCTCTGTGAAAAtaaggagggcagagggcaggaggacCCACAAAAGATTAAGTACACCCTTCAGAACAGTGAGTGTCTCTTGCTTCCATTAGGATATTAATAAATGTAcctaatttaattctttaagaAAGTTTTATGTCAGTAGAAGCCATAGCATATCTGAGGTAACAAATCCCATGAgcttaaaatttgttaaaaagtcttcattttaCCTGTCCCTACTTAATCCTTTTCAATTTTCTACAGGTTCCAGCAGTCTGGAGTTTTTTGAACAAGACTGTGATGTCATACAGACTTTAAGCAGGAACCCTTGCAGCCCCTGCTGAAAAGTGCTAAAACGTTTCTCCTGCTGCCTTTCTCCTGCCTCTTTGATGATATCCAACCTGAGAGTGTTGGGACACATTGAAAATTGTCCCAATACCAGTAAAGCTAAAATGTTGATCAAATAAATTCATAGACTATATCTAGAAGTGGCAAGAACTTCTGTTTACAGATAGAAAAGCACTGTTATGAGAGGTAAGAGAGTGATTCAAAATTCACAACATTGAATTCAAACCCCAGCTCCATGTGTACTATTTACATAAGCTTGGACAAGATACTTAACTTCAATAAGATTCTGTGATTCCACCAGTTATATAGGGACCATAATATTAcctgagaaataaattaaaagataaaagttcCACACAATGCTTGGAGCATGCTAAATGCTTAATAAAAGTTAGTgtctactattattattactccaGTGTCAGACAACTGGGCAGAGCCTTTTGACCACAGTATAAAAACACTGTCACTTAATTTGGTGCCTCCTTTTCTGATTCTCTCACTATAAAGGGCCTTTTCTTTGCCCACTTCACCTGTTCTCTTAATCTCTAACTCCAAACATGTAAAGATACTCCCAATCAAAAAGTCCATCTCTTGACTCATCATAATAATTGGCAAGAATTTTGCTCTTAGAATCATGCTTtcaaacaagacccttatatatgctgtctacaagaaacccacttcagaccaagggacacatataaactgaaagtaaggcgatggaaaaagatattccatgaaaatggaagtcaaaagaaagctggagtagcaatactcatatcagacaaattagactttaaagtaaagactattataagagacaaggaaggacactacataatgatcaagggataaatccaagaaggagatataaaaattgtaaatatctatgcacccaacataggagacctcaatacataaggcaattgctaacagccataaaaggggaaactgacagtaacacaataatagtaggagactttaacaccccacttacatcaatggacagatcatccagacagaaaataaatataaatgacacattagaccatctcaacttaattgatatttataggccattccatccaaacactacagaatacactttcttctcaagtgcacataaaacactctccaggatagatcacatcttgggtcacaaatcaagactcagtaaattcaagaaaattgaaatcacatcaagcatcttctctgaccacaacaccatgagacttgatataaattacctgaaaaaaaaaaactgtaaaaaatacaaacacatggaggctaaacaatacactattaaacaaccaaaaactcactggagaaatcaaagaggaaatcaaaaaatacctagatacAAAGGACTatgaaaatacaatgacccaaaacctatgggacgcagcaaaagcagttctaagagggaagtttatagcaatacagtcctacctcaagaaacaagaaaaaatatcgaataaacaacctaattttacacctaaaacaattagagaaagaagaacaaagaaaccccaaagtgagcagaaggaaagaaatcataaagatcagagcagaaataaatgaaaaagaaaggaaggaaacaatagcaaagatcaataaaactaaaagctcgttctttgagaagataaataaaa
It contains:
- the MC2R gene encoding adrenocorticotropic hormone receptor, whose protein sequence is MKHIISLYESINSTARNNSDCPPVVLPEEIFFTISIIGVLENLMVLLAVIKNKNLQSPMYFFICSLAISDMLGSLYKILENILIMLRNMGYLEPRGSFETTADDVVDSLFILSLLGSICSLSVIAADRYATIFHALQYHRIVTSRRALIVLAVIWACCTGSGITIVTFSHHVPTVIAFTALFPVMLAFILCLYVHMFLLARSHARRTSTLPRANMRGAVTLTVLLGVFIFCWAPFVLHVLLMTFCPADPYCACYMSLFQVNGMLIMCNAVIDPFIYAFRSPELRDAFKKMIFCNRYH